Proteins from a genomic interval of Vanessa atalanta chromosome 28, ilVanAtal1.2, whole genome shotgun sequence:
- the LOC125074879 gene encoding zinc-responsive transcriptional regulator ZAP1-like isoform X2: MVKICCVDGCNDTKDDVTYFKFPNSRTLRRRWLDAFTPSEKVTIDSVVCSRHFLEGQYELVRGKKRLKAKVVPSVFIEDQPKSPKTVANDAEQNEDIPAKTNEIATDTRKTKSHTADTQTPASTIDSELCNGIVRRTDPSITAIDSEANNDIEDIITNYHIKQIRPLNVQREINDTDSGELANVIVNEQTNSEMATLVQDLEFGNEEMKIIDVDNLQDPVFIEVGVDKGDQDQTNQDCLMLLESVQCEVDPSSLMFQDNDIETDADTSSDVVDLGEKKEDPISLLTSSDEDEVIIEEPHIDTVEVSDETDEDDMPLVKLVDKRPKKSKKTKSKSSKSKTKSKSVHSAENNIAKIMWGLYEYYCVECHFRTTSKSEFKKHATEHPTVIQICQMCGYTTASKAQFARHKRKHQDEKKFKCHLCDYKARHNMSLIYHLKSHDSVRLVNAKRGFRCEKCGFQSDVKTSLLKHIRLCTTDTKKYVCGKCSYETKRKSDLRRHKLRRHKEANEEGDDDYVPPNWS; the protein is encoded by the exons ATGGTCAAGATATGCTGTGTGGACGGCTGCAACGATACAAAAGACGATGTTACATATTTCAA GTTTCCCAACAGCCGTACACTTCGACGCAGATGGTTGGACGCGTTCACGCCGTCAGAGAAAGTGACCATCGATTCGGTGGTATGCAGTCGCCACTTCCTGGAGGGTCAGTACGAGCTGGTAAGGGGCAAGAAGCGGTTGAAGGCGAAAGTGGTACCTAGCGTGTTCATTGAA GATCAACCGAAATCACCGAAGACCGTTGCAAACGATGCCGAGCAGAACGAAGACATTCCCGccaaaacaaatgaaatcgCCACAGATACGCGAAAAACAAAAAGCCACACAGCAGACACACAAACGCCGGCCAGTACCATAGATAGTGAACTTTGTAACGGTATAGTGAGAAG AACAGATCCAAGCATAACAGCCATCGATTCAGAAGCGAATAACGACATAGAAGACATCATAACAAATTATCACATAAAACAAATTAGACCATTGAACGTGCAAAGGGAAATCAACGACACGGACAGCGGTGAATTGGCAAATGTCATCGTAAATGAACAAACGAACAGCGAGATGGCAACACTAGTACAAGATTTGGAATTTGGAAACGAAGAGATGAAAATTATCGATGTTGACAATCTGCAGGATCCGGTCTTCATCGAAGTAGGCGTTGATAAAG GTGATCAGGACCAGACGAACCAGGATTGTCTGATGCTGCTCGAAAGCGTCCAGTGCGAGGTGGACCCCAGTAGCCTCATGTTTCAGGACAATGATATCGAGACCGACGCGGACACCAGTTCAGATGTTGTGGATTTGGGAGAAAA AAAAGAAGATCCGATAAGCCTTTTAACGTCGAGCGACGAAGACGAGGTAATAATCGAAGAGCCGCACATCGACACAGTCGAAGTGTCCGACGAAACCGACGAAGACGACATGCCGCTCGTGAAACTAGTCGACAAGAGGCCGAAGAAATCAAAAAAGACGAAATCGAAATCATCAAAATCGAAAACTAAATCAAAGTCCGTGCACTCCGCTGAGAATAACATCGCGAAAATAATGTGGGGCCTGTACGAGTATTACTGCGTCGAATGTCACTTCAGGACCACGAGCAAGTCGGAGTTCAAGAAGCACGCAACGGAACACCCCACGGTCATACAGATTTGCCAGATGTGTGGTTACACGACGGCCAGCAAAGCACAGTTCGCTCGACACAAACGAAAACACCAGGACGAGAAAAAGTTCAAATGTCACCTGTGCGACTATAAAGCCAGACACAACATGAGTCTGATATATCACCTAAAGTCCCACGATAGTGTCCGTTTAGTGAACGCGAAACGAGGATTCAGATGTGAAAAGTGCGGGTTCCAATCGGACGTGAAGACGAGTCTGTTGAAACATATACGTTTGTGTACAACGGATACGAAGAAGTACGTGTGCGGCAAGTGTAGCTATGAAACTAAGAGGAAGTCCGATTTGAGGAGGCATAAGTTGAGACGGCACAAGGAGGCGAATGAGGAGGGAGACGATGACTATGTTCCCCCCAATTGGTCATAA
- the LOC125074879 gene encoding zinc-responsive transcriptional regulator ZAP1-like isoform X1, with protein sequence MVKICCVDGCNDTKDDVTYFKFPNSRTLRRRWLDAFTPSEKVTIDSVVCSRHFLEGQYELVRGKKRLKAKVVPSVFIEDQPKSPKTVANDAEQNEDIPAKTNEIATDTRKTKSHTADTQTPASTIDSELCNGIVRRTDPSITAIDSEANNDIEDIITNYHIKQIRPLNVQREINDTDSGELANVIVNEQTNSEMATLVQDLEFGNEEMKIIDVDNLQDPVFIEVGVDKAGDQDQTNQDCLMLLESVQCEVDPSSLMFQDNDIETDADTSSDVVDLGEKKEDPISLLTSSDEDEVIIEEPHIDTVEVSDETDEDDMPLVKLVDKRPKKSKKTKSKSSKSKTKSKSVHSAENNIAKIMWGLYEYYCVECHFRTTSKSEFKKHATEHPTVIQICQMCGYTTASKAQFARHKRKHQDEKKFKCHLCDYKARHNMSLIYHLKSHDSVRLVNAKRGFRCEKCGFQSDVKTSLLKHIRLCTTDTKKYVCGKCSYETKRKSDLRRHKLRRHKEANEEGDDDYVPPNWS encoded by the exons ATGGTCAAGATATGCTGTGTGGACGGCTGCAACGATACAAAAGACGATGTTACATATTTCAA GTTTCCCAACAGCCGTACACTTCGACGCAGATGGTTGGACGCGTTCACGCCGTCAGAGAAAGTGACCATCGATTCGGTGGTATGCAGTCGCCACTTCCTGGAGGGTCAGTACGAGCTGGTAAGGGGCAAGAAGCGGTTGAAGGCGAAAGTGGTACCTAGCGTGTTCATTGAA GATCAACCGAAATCACCGAAGACCGTTGCAAACGATGCCGAGCAGAACGAAGACATTCCCGccaaaacaaatgaaatcgCCACAGATACGCGAAAAACAAAAAGCCACACAGCAGACACACAAACGCCGGCCAGTACCATAGATAGTGAACTTTGTAACGGTATAGTGAGAAG AACAGATCCAAGCATAACAGCCATCGATTCAGAAGCGAATAACGACATAGAAGACATCATAACAAATTATCACATAAAACAAATTAGACCATTGAACGTGCAAAGGGAAATCAACGACACGGACAGCGGTGAATTGGCAAATGTCATCGTAAATGAACAAACGAACAGCGAGATGGCAACACTAGTACAAGATTTGGAATTTGGAAACGAAGAGATGAAAATTATCGATGTTGACAATCTGCAGGATCCGGTCTTCATCGAAGTAGGCGTTGATAAAG cAGGTGATCAGGACCAGACGAACCAGGATTGTCTGATGCTGCTCGAAAGCGTCCAGTGCGAGGTGGACCCCAGTAGCCTCATGTTTCAGGACAATGATATCGAGACCGACGCGGACACCAGTTCAGATGTTGTGGATTTGGGAGAAAA AAAAGAAGATCCGATAAGCCTTTTAACGTCGAGCGACGAAGACGAGGTAATAATCGAAGAGCCGCACATCGACACAGTCGAAGTGTCCGACGAAACCGACGAAGACGACATGCCGCTCGTGAAACTAGTCGACAAGAGGCCGAAGAAATCAAAAAAGACGAAATCGAAATCATCAAAATCGAAAACTAAATCAAAGTCCGTGCACTCCGCTGAGAATAACATCGCGAAAATAATGTGGGGCCTGTACGAGTATTACTGCGTCGAATGTCACTTCAGGACCACGAGCAAGTCGGAGTTCAAGAAGCACGCAACGGAACACCCCACGGTCATACAGATTTGCCAGATGTGTGGTTACACGACGGCCAGCAAAGCACAGTTCGCTCGACACAAACGAAAACACCAGGACGAGAAAAAGTTCAAATGTCACCTGTGCGACTATAAAGCCAGACACAACATGAGTCTGATATATCACCTAAAGTCCCACGATAGTGTCCGTTTAGTGAACGCGAAACGAGGATTCAGATGTGAAAAGTGCGGGTTCCAATCGGACGTGAAGACGAGTCTGTTGAAACATATACGTTTGTGTACAACGGATACGAAGAAGTACGTGTGCGGCAAGTGTAGCTATGAAACTAAGAGGAAGTCCGATTTGAGGAGGCATAAGTTGAGACGGCACAAGGAGGCGAATGAGGAGGGAGACGATGACTATGTTCCCCCCAATTGGTCATAA
- the LOC125074883 gene encoding gamma-interferon-inducible lysosomal thiol reductase-like isoform X2, which produces MRSILFLCLCALLCGALAKNKKDEKVKIAVYYESLCPDSKKFITTQLAPVWRDFRGLVKVKLVPYGKSTHDKVNGKWQFNCHHGPDECYGNKIQSCILKDRNLQDTEKMELVICLMGQANPDKSLDTCLEQVKRQAESDKLKRCAAGDQGDALLAAYGDKSDAVQRPLAFVPTIVINEKFDQALQDESFANLKDVVCRLSTTKPASC; this is translated from the exons ATGAGGTCGATACTGTTCCTGTGCCTGTGCGCTCTCCTGTGTGGAGCGCTCGCGAAGAACAAAAAAGACGAGAAG GTTAAAATTGCCGTGTACTACGAGTCCCTCTGCCCGGACAGCAAGAAGTTCATTACGACGCAACTGGCACCCGTCTGGCGCGACTTCAGGGGCCTCGTCAAAGTCAAACTCGTGCCTTACGGAAAAAGCACA catGACAAAGTCAATGGAAAATGGCAGTTCAACTGTCACCACGGACCTGACGAGTGCTACGGCAACAAG ATCCAGTCGTGCATCCTTAAGGACCGCAATCTCCAAGACACGGAAAAGATGGAGTTGGTAATTTGCCTCATGGGTCAAGCGAACCCTGACAAATCTTTGGACACG TGCCTGGAGCAAGTGAAACGCCAGGCGGAGTCGGACAAGCTGAAGCGCTGCGCGGCCGGCGATCAGGGCGACGCGCTGCTGGCGGCCTACGGGGACAAGTCGGACGCCGTGCAGCGCCCGCTCGCCTTCGTGCCCACCATTGTCATCAATGAG AAATTCGACCAAGCCCTACAAGACGAGTCGTTCGCAAACCTCAAGGACGTCGTCTGCCGCTTGTCCACGACCAAGCCAGCGTCTTGCTag
- the LOC125074883 gene encoding gamma-interferon-inducible lysosomal thiol reductase-like isoform X1, which yields MTLRRFVLPLLKFAQKNKMRSILFLCLCALLCGALAKNKKDEKVKIAVYYESLCPDSKKFITTQLAPVWRDFRGLVKVKLVPYGKSTHDKVNGKWQFNCHHGPDECYGNKIQSCILKDRNLQDTEKMELVICLMGQANPDKSLDTCLEQVKRQAESDKLKRCAAGDQGDALLAAYGDKSDAVQRPLAFVPTIVINEKFDQALQDESFANLKDVVCRLSTTKPASC from the exons aACAAAATGAGGTCGATACTGTTCCTGTGCCTGTGCGCTCTCCTGTGTGGAGCGCTCGCGAAGAACAAAAAAGACGAGAAG GTTAAAATTGCCGTGTACTACGAGTCCCTCTGCCCGGACAGCAAGAAGTTCATTACGACGCAACTGGCACCCGTCTGGCGCGACTTCAGGGGCCTCGTCAAAGTCAAACTCGTGCCTTACGGAAAAAGCACA catGACAAAGTCAATGGAAAATGGCAGTTCAACTGTCACCACGGACCTGACGAGTGCTACGGCAACAAG ATCCAGTCGTGCATCCTTAAGGACCGCAATCTCCAAGACACGGAAAAGATGGAGTTGGTAATTTGCCTCATGGGTCAAGCGAACCCTGACAAATCTTTGGACACG TGCCTGGAGCAAGTGAAACGCCAGGCGGAGTCGGACAAGCTGAAGCGCTGCGCGGCCGGCGATCAGGGCGACGCGCTGCTGGCGGCCTACGGGGACAAGTCGGACGCCGTGCAGCGCCCGCTCGCCTTCGTGCCCACCATTGTCATCAATGAG AAATTCGACCAAGCCCTACAAGACGAGTCGTTCGCAAACCTCAAGGACGTCGTCTGCCGCTTGTCCACGACCAAGCCAGCGTCTTGCTag